In the genome of Kluyveromyces marxianus DMKU3-1042 DNA, complete genome, chromosome 1, one region contains:
- the HIS2 gene encoding histidinol-phosphatase, which translates to MHSHHSHSGDYVAHGVDPLEDIITEVKRRQFHTWCLTEHMPRLQPSLLYPEEVRTADEPEKDLARLVTQFESFLDHAQRIKERESLNILIGMEIEGCNAAHLEHAKALLSRKSGILQFMVGSVHHVHDIPIDFDQTMWNQAIAKTGNNIKQLLVDYFTLQRKMLESVKPLIVGHFDLIRLYMPGDLLVDKTSGKIISEKDEVVSSKVENVVTISSIDSIMTLWPEVKDLIIGNLQYACSYGAALELNSSGLRKGLIDPYPHRDIVGLAKKVTPDLKYVMSDDAHAVSQVGVCYDKLLNYMENVVKMDKVSYLAEMPNGQLEFKDISLEELKKAPFWTTFR; encoded by the coding sequence ATGCACTCTCATCATAGTCATTCCGGTGACTATGTCGCACATGGAGTTGATCCGTTGGAAGATATTATAACGGAGGTCAAAAGACGTCAATTCCACACATGGTGTTTGACTGAACATATGCCCCGTTTACAGCCTTCATTGCTGTACCCTGAGGAAGTGAGGACTGCAGATGAGCCAGAAAAAGACCTAGCTCGGCTGGTGACCCAATTCGAGTCATTTCTAGATCATGCCCAGAGAATCAAGGAAAGAGAGTCCTTGAACATCTTGATTGGAATGGAAATTGAAGGTTGCAATGCTGCCCACTTGGAGCATGCCAAAGCTTTACTATCGAGAAAGAGCGGAATATTGCAATTCATGGTGGGATCTGTGCACCATGTCCATGATATTCCAATTGACTTTGACCAGACAATGTGGAATCAGGCCATAGCGAAGACTGGTAACAACATTAAACAACTTTTGGTAGATTACTTTACATTGCAGAGAAAAATGCTAGAAAGCGTGAAACCATTGATTGTAGGCCATTTCGATCTAATTCGGCTGTATATGCCTGGTGATTTGTTAGTCGATAAGACTTCTGGGAAGATTATTAGTGAAAAAGATGAGGTAGTATCATCAAAAGTAGAGAATGTTGTTACAATCAGCTCAATTGATTCCATCATGACATTATGGCCTGAGGTTAAAGATTTAATTATAGGAAATCTCCAATATGCATGCTCCTATGGAGCTGCACTTGAACTCAATAGTTCGGGACTACGCAAAGGCTTAATAGATCCTTATCCCCACCGTGATATTGTAGGACTGGCGAAAAAGGTTACTCCAGACCTCAAATATGTTATGAGCGATGATGCTCATGCAGTTTCGCAAGTGGGTGTCTGTTACGACAAGTTATTAAATTATATGGAAAACGTAGTTAAGATGGATAAAGTATCATATCTGGCTGAAATGCCAAATGGACAACTGGAGTTTAAGGATATATCATTAGAAGAACTCAAGAAAGCACCATTCTGGACTACCTTTCGATAA
- the LDB16 gene encoding Ldb16p: protein MDLPPIVDNIFKCAPQVAGTVYHYSVKFCWSIACKIAGNIWRIFVEPLSRFINGVFFVPVRIILRNLFEFALLPVNMPLYILFGTNLSNLLLTFDTNAGLFALVMFSQYVISTFIFGVSLGVISGVLLSAFHKSMPIPNYYYEPSIRRSFGYIKDVIWKVVFKLIGIELESPEISPEPNSFNVPVYEHPIVQTQQKLTDPEQVVSVKESSTFKDAQEYPYTESSSSSSSNANSDLNIHATSISDLGASSQGIDLGNMTPMSMPDTNGEEDYDIDETSEITRLWDSDNSYAADTARTEGVDDISQLVYRNRIKKAIDNIDLRNL, encoded by the coding sequence ATGGATTTGCCGCCAATAGTGGATAACATCTTTAAATGTGCACCTCAAGTAGCGGGTACAGTGTATCATTATTCAGTGAAGTTTTGTTGGTCAATTGCTTGCAAAATCGCGGGTAACATATGGAGGATATTTGTTGAACCCCTATCTAGGTTTATTAAtggtgttttctttgttccAGTACGAATAATACTGCGGAACTTATTCGAATTTGCACTATTACCAGTGAATATGCCGCtctatattttatttggAACGAATCTGtcaaatcttcttctgacATTTGATACAAATGCGGGGCTCTTCGCTCTAGTGATGTTCTCACAGTATGTCATTAGcacttttatttttggcGTGTCGTTAGGAGTAATTTCAGGTGTACTGCTATCAGCTTTCCATAAATCAATGCCGATCCctaattattattatgagCCATCGATCAGGCGATCATTTGGGTACATTAAGGATGTGATTTGGAAGGTAGTATTCAAGCTCATTGGAATAGAACTCGAGTCGCCAGAGATATCTCCTGAACCCAACTCTTTCAATGTACCGGTATATGAACATCCAATTGTACAAACTCAACAAAAATTGACAGATCCAGAACAAGTTGTGTCGGTAAAAGAATCATCCACATTCAAAGATGCGCAGGAATATCCATATACAGAATCGAGCTCGAGCTCGAGCTCAAATGCCAACTCGGATTTAAATATACATGCAACCTCAATATCGGATCTGGGTGCAAGCTCACAAGGCATAGACCTTGGAAATATGACTCCTATGAGTATGCCAGATACTAATGGCGAAGAAGATTATGACATAGATGAGACATCTGAAATAACAAGACTTTGGGACAGTGACAATTCGTATGCTGCAGATACAGCACGCACTGAAGGTGTAGATGACATCAGCCAATTGGTGTACAGGAACAGAATTAAAAAGGCAATTGATAATATTGATTTACGGAATTTATAG
- the DAO1 gene encoding FAD-dependent oxidoreductase: MSKVVVVGAGISGLSSAYSLLQLYGDKIKDLTILARDIPGTFTSHDYTSPWAGANWHSFADSDDLEQIKRDRITYERLTELARTKPETGVKEYKLKLIKKRAAPEPWYIQERFVRDFKYLSDEELVYRNLDPSEYVGYEFTTFTITPSTYKFWMVSEIKRLGGKIRQLAKIDGIESVPDIVGFLPDLIINATGVYAGQFLSTFEPSEVEKVFPVKGQIVQIYEDLPFQLVIDDLPKDDNPLSYQFLNIFPRGDGGCIIGGMMKKNDWTNTVDEKLSERFVEICKRHTPELKSTTVYNSYAALRPGRKGGVRVGYSEYKLPNSNAKLHVVHNYGIGGAGYQASHGLSLEVSALASKVLGQPKCRYGSSKL; this comes from the coding sequence ATGTCAAAAGTTGTTGTAGTAGGGGCCGGTATTAGCGGTTTGAGCAGCGCATACTCGCTATTGCAATTGTATGGTGATAAGATTAAAGACCTAACCATCCTTGCACGTGATATACCTGGTACTTTCACTTCTCATGACTATACATCTCCCTGGGCTGGTGCCAATTGGCACTCATTTGCAGATTCAGATGACTTAGAACAAATTAAAAGAGACAGAATCACATATGAGAGATTGACCGAATTGGCCAGAACAAAGCCTGAAACTGGCGTGAAAGAGTACAAATTAAAGCTCATTAAAAAAAGGGCCGCACCGGAGCCATGGTATATACAAGAGAGGTTTGTTCGTGATTTCAAATACctttctgatgaagaacttgtgTACAGAAATTTGGACCCTTCCGAATACGTTGGATATGAATTCACTACATTCACCATTACCCCATCTACGTATAAGTTTTGGATGGTTAGTGAGATCAAGAGATTGGGTGGTAAAATCAGACAGCTAGCTAAAATTGACGGTATTGAAAGCGTTCCCGATATTGTAGGATTTTTGCCTGATTTGATTATCAATGCTACTGGTGTTTACGCGGGTCAGTTTTTAAGCACATTTGAACCTTCAGAAGTAGAGAAAGTCTTCCCAGTGAAGGGACAAATTGTTCAAATTTATGAAGACTTACCCTTTCAACTTGTTATTGACGATTTGCCAAAGGATGATAATCCATTAAGTTATCAATTCTTGAACATTTTCCCTCGTGGCGATGGTGGATGTATCATCGGTGgtatgatgaagaaaaacgATTGGACAAACACTGTTGATGAGAAGTTATCAGAGAGATTTGTAGAAATTTGCAAGCGCCATACTCCAGAATTGAAGAGCACGACTGTCTACAATTCTTACGCTGCTTTGAGACCTGGTAGAAAGGGTGGTGTTAGAGTGGGTTACTCGGAATACAAATTGCCAAACAGTAATGCTAAATTACACGTCGTTCACAATTATGGTATTGGCGGCGCTGGTTACCAAGCATCACATGGTCTATCATTAGAAGTTTCTGCCCTTGCTTCAAAGGTGCTAGGACAACCTAAATGCAGATATGGGTCCTCTAAGTTATAG